The following are encoded together in the Glycine max cultivar Williams 82 chromosome 8, Glycine_max_v4.0, whole genome shotgun sequence genome:
- the LOC100786066 gene encoding agamous-like MADS-box protein MADS2 isoform X2, with translation MGRGRVELKRIENKINRQVTFAKRRNGLLKKAYELSVLCDAEVALIIFSNRGKLYEFCSSSSMLKTLERYQKCSYGAVEVTKPAKELESSYREYLKLKARFESLQRTQRNLLGEDLGPLNTKELEHLERQLDSSLKQVRSTKTQFMLDQLSDLQTKEQMLVEANRSLTVKLEEINSRNHYRQSWEAGDQSMPYGGGPQNSHSHQGFFQPLECNPTLQIGPDYRYNDVASDQITATTQPQQVSGFIPGWML, from the exons ATGGGTAGGGGAAGAGTGGAGTTGAAGAGGATAGAGAACAAGATAAACAGGCAAGTTACGTTTGCAAAGAGGAGAAATGGGCTTCTCAAGAAAGCCTATGAGCTATCTGTTCTCTGTGATGCTGAGGTTGCCCTCATCATCTTCTCCAACCGTGGCAAGCTTTATGAGTTCTGTAGCAGCTCTAG CATGCTCAAAACACTTGAAAGGTACCAGAAATGCAGTTATGGTGCTGTGGAAGTTACCAAACCTGCCAAAGAGCTCGAG AGCAGCTATCGTGAATACTTGAAGCTGAAAGCAAGATTTGAATCACTTCAAAGGACTCAAAG AAACCTTCTAGGGGAAGACCTGGGCCCACTGAATACCAAAGAACTTGAGCATCTTGAACGGCAATTGGATTCATCTCTAAAGCAAGTGAGGTCCACAAAG ACACAATTCATGCTGGACCAGTTATCTGATCTTCAAACTAAG GAGCAGATGTTGGTAGAAGCAAACAGATCCTTGACAGTGAAG CTGGAAGAAATCAATTCAAGAAACCACTACAGGCAATCATGGGAAGCTGGTGATCAAAGTATGCCATACGGTGGTGGTCCACAGAATTCTCACTCTCATCAGGGCTTCTTCCAGCCATTGGAATGCAACCCTACATTGCAGATTGG TCCTGATTACAGGTACAATGATGTAGCTTCAGATCAGATAACTGCCACAACTCAACCTCAACAAGTGAGTGGCTTTATTCCAGGGTGGATGCTGTGA
- the LOC100786580 gene encoding agamous-like MADS-box protein AGL8-like isoform X1: protein MGRGRVQLKRIENKTSQQVTFSKRRSGLLKKANEISVLCDAQVALIMFSTKGKLFEYSSERSMEDVLERYERYTHTALTGANNNESQGNWSFEYIKLTAKVEVLDRNVRNFLGNDLDPLSLKELQSLEQQLDTALKRIRTRKNQVMNESISDLHKRARTLQEQNSKLAKMKEKAKTVTEGPHTGPETLGPNSSTLNLTSPQLPPPPQRLVPSLTLCETFQGRALVEETGKAQTVPSGNSLIPPWMLHI from the exons ATGGGAAGGGGTAGGGTTCAGCTGAAACGGATCGAGAACAAAACTAGCCAGCAAGTGACGTTTTCCAAGCGTAGATCGGGACTTCTCAAGAAAGCCAACGAAATCTCTGTGCTATGTGATGCTCAAGTTGCTTTGATTATGTTCTCTACCAAAGGAAAACTTTTTGAGTATTCCTCTGAACGCAG CATGGAAGACGTCCTGGAACGTTACGAGAGATATACACATACAGCACTTACTGGAGCTAATAACAATGAATCACAG GGAAATTGGTCTTTCGAATATATCAAGCTCACCGCCAAAGTTGAAGTCTTGGACAGGAACGTAAG GAATTTCTTGGGAAATGATCTGGATCCCTTGAGTTTGAAAGAGCTTCAGAGTTTGGAGCAGCAGCTTGACACAGCTCTGAAGCGCATCCGAACAAGAAAG AATCAAGTTATGAATGAATCCATCTCAGACCTGCATAAAAGG GCAAGGACATTACAAGAGCAAAACAGCAAGCTAGCAAAG ATGAAGGAGAAAGCGAAAACAGTGACTGAAGGTCCACATACTGGCCCAGAAACTCTAGGCCCAAATTCATCGACCCTTAACTTAACTTCTCCACagctaccaccaccaccacaaagacTGGTTCCTTCTCTAACTCTCTG TGAGACATTCCAAGGAAGAGCATTGGTGGAAGAAACGGGAAAGGCTCAAACAGTCCCTAGTGGCAATTCTCTCATCCCACCATGGATGCTTCATATCTGA
- the LOC100786580 gene encoding agamous-like MADS-box protein AGL8-like yields the protein MGRGRVQLKRIENKTSQQVTFSKRRSGLLKKANEISVLCDAQVALIMFSTKGKLFEYSSERSMEDVLERYERYTHTALTGANNNESQGNWSFEYIKLTAKVEVLDRNVRNFLGNDLDPLSLKELQSLEQQLDTALKRIRTRKNQVMNESISDLHKRMKEKAKTVTEGPHTGPETLGPNSSTLNLTSPQLPPPPQRLVPSLTLCETFQGRALVEETGKAQTVPSGNSLIPPWMLHI from the exons ATGGGAAGGGGTAGGGTTCAGCTGAAACGGATCGAGAACAAAACTAGCCAGCAAGTGACGTTTTCCAAGCGTAGATCGGGACTTCTCAAGAAAGCCAACGAAATCTCTGTGCTATGTGATGCTCAAGTTGCTTTGATTATGTTCTCTACCAAAGGAAAACTTTTTGAGTATTCCTCTGAACGCAG CATGGAAGACGTCCTGGAACGTTACGAGAGATATACACATACAGCACTTACTGGAGCTAATAACAATGAATCACAG GGAAATTGGTCTTTCGAATATATCAAGCTCACCGCCAAAGTTGAAGTCTTGGACAGGAACGTAAG GAATTTCTTGGGAAATGATCTGGATCCCTTGAGTTTGAAAGAGCTTCAGAGTTTGGAGCAGCAGCTTGACACAGCTCTGAAGCGCATCCGAACAAGAAAG AATCAAGTTATGAATGAATCCATCTCAGACCTGCATAAAAGG ATGAAGGAGAAAGCGAAAACAGTGACTGAAGGTCCACATACTGGCCCAGAAACTCTAGGCCCAAATTCATCGACCCTTAACTTAACTTCTCCACagctaccaccaccaccacaaagacTGGTTCCTTCTCTAACTCTCTG TGAGACATTCCAAGGAAGAGCATTGGTGGAAGAAACGGGAAAGGCTCAAACAGTCCCTAGTGGCAATTCTCTCATCCCACCATGGATGCTTCATATCTGA
- the LOC100786066 gene encoding agamous-like MADS-box protein MADS2 isoform X1, which produces MGRGRVELKRIENKINRQVTFAKRRNGLLKKAYELSVLCDAEVALIIFSNRGKLYEFCSSSSMLKTLERYQKCSYGAVEVTKPAKELEQSSYREYLKLKARFESLQRTQRNLLGEDLGPLNTKELEHLERQLDSSLKQVRSTKTQFMLDQLSDLQTKEQMLVEANRSLTVKLEEINSRNHYRQSWEAGDQSMPYGGGPQNSHSHQGFFQPLECNPTLQIGPDYRYNDVASDQITATTQPQQVSGFIPGWML; this is translated from the exons ATGGGTAGGGGAAGAGTGGAGTTGAAGAGGATAGAGAACAAGATAAACAGGCAAGTTACGTTTGCAAAGAGGAGAAATGGGCTTCTCAAGAAAGCCTATGAGCTATCTGTTCTCTGTGATGCTGAGGTTGCCCTCATCATCTTCTCCAACCGTGGCAAGCTTTATGAGTTCTGTAGCAGCTCTAG CATGCTCAAAACACTTGAAAGGTACCAGAAATGCAGTTATGGTGCTGTGGAAGTTACCAAACCTGCCAAAGAGCTCGAG CAGAGCAGCTATCGTGAATACTTGAAGCTGAAAGCAAGATTTGAATCACTTCAAAGGACTCAAAG AAACCTTCTAGGGGAAGACCTGGGCCCACTGAATACCAAAGAACTTGAGCATCTTGAACGGCAATTGGATTCATCTCTAAAGCAAGTGAGGTCCACAAAG ACACAATTCATGCTGGACCAGTTATCTGATCTTCAAACTAAG GAGCAGATGTTGGTAGAAGCAAACAGATCCTTGACAGTGAAG CTGGAAGAAATCAATTCAAGAAACCACTACAGGCAATCATGGGAAGCTGGTGATCAAAGTATGCCATACGGTGGTGGTCCACAGAATTCTCACTCTCATCAGGGCTTCTTCCAGCCATTGGAATGCAACCCTACATTGCAGATTGG TCCTGATTACAGGTACAATGATGTAGCTTCAGATCAGATAACTGCCACAACTCAACCTCAACAAGTGAGTGGCTTTATTCCAGGGTGGATGCTGTGA